A part of Legionella sainthelensi genomic DNA contains:
- a CDS encoding ABC transporter ATP-binding protein — protein MIYLRTHGEISTGDFLFVMLTAITISFDLWTLMSSLCTFLKEIGDFKSSFTILSMPHESVDDPQAQDFQLSEGKIDFDQLSFVYNEGKSVFANLNLRIKPGEKIGLVGHSGAGKSTLISLLLKNFKPTSGQIFIDDRPIASITSDSLRQQIALIPQDIMLFHRTIGENIGYAKDNATLQDIKMAAVMANIDDFIESLPEKYNTLVGERGVKLSGGQRQRIAIARAFLKNATIVILDEATSSLDSISEQEIQQSINEMLEQNKATVIAIAHRLSTIRHMDRIVVMEDGMIIEEGAFDDLVNNQDSYFKKLWDSQVNGMVL, from the coding sequence ATGATATATTTACGTACGCATGGAGAAATTTCAACAGGCGACTTTCTGTTTGTCATGCTGACAGCGATTACAATTTCTTTTGATTTATGGACGCTTATGAGTAGCCTTTGTACTTTTTTAAAAGAAATTGGTGATTTCAAATCTTCTTTTACTATTTTATCTATGCCTCATGAATCTGTTGATGATCCTCAGGCACAAGACTTTCAACTAAGTGAAGGAAAAATTGATTTTGATCAATTATCTTTTGTTTATAATGAAGGAAAGTCTGTATTTGCAAATCTTAATTTACGCATTAAGCCGGGTGAGAAGATTGGTTTAGTCGGGCATTCTGGGGCCGGGAAATCTACTTTGATTTCGTTGCTATTGAAGAACTTCAAGCCTACTTCAGGTCAGATTTTTATTGATGATAGGCCTATTGCAAGCATTACATCCGATTCATTACGGCAACAAATTGCGCTTATTCCCCAAGATATTATGCTTTTTCATCGTACGATCGGTGAAAATATAGGCTATGCAAAAGATAATGCTACACTGCAGGATATAAAAATGGCGGCAGTCATGGCAAATATAGATGATTTTATTGAGTCATTGCCGGAAAAATATAATACTCTTGTTGGTGAGAGAGGAGTAAAACTTTCTGGCGGGCAACGCCAACGAATTGCAATTGCCAGAGCATTTTTAAAAAATGCAACAATTGTTATTCTAGATGAGGCAACTTCAAGTCTTGATAGTATTTCGGAGCAGGAAATTCAACAGTCAATTAATGAAATGTTAGAACAAAACAAGGCAACGGTAATTGCTATTGCCCATCGCTTGTCTACTATTCGTCATATGGATAGAATCGTGGTAATGGAAGATGGCATGATCATCGAAGAGGGGGCTTTTGATGACTTGGTTAATAACCAAGATAGTTACTTTAAAAAGCTTTGGGATAGTCAGGTAAATGGAATGGTTTTATAA
- a CDS encoding ABC transporter transmembrane domain-containing protein encodes MDTSDLKYPFHSAWHFLWQVIKPYRWWYVLMLQAPLLTAFYIFANNYSFKLIVDAFSNETVTSYYQLLFPILLFIIAQITLDVVWRISDFAEWKAEPYARQRLLASAYNYVQYHSYSYFQNTPSGTVISKLKGLLDGYDSVFANIHHIVGKHFCVVFVSVFVLLVVNPNVFYFMFVWCVLVMAIMLPMALKLNQLSNKTAESKHQVIGALSDNITNIFSLFYFAKRRFEHQRVMQLMSDNFVPRQIALYRYDFKFNLIGSVLYWFMLITVFCS; translated from the coding sequence GTGGTGGTATGTTCTGATGCTTCAGGCTCCGCTACTCACCGCTTTTTATATTTTTGCGAATAATTATTCTTTTAAACTCATTGTTGATGCTTTTTCCAATGAAACAGTTACCTCTTATTATCAATTACTATTTCCTATTTTGTTGTTTATTATTGCGCAAATTACTTTGGATGTAGTCTGGAGAATTAGTGATTTTGCGGAATGGAAGGCTGAGCCGTACGCTCGACAAAGATTGTTAGCTTCTGCCTATAATTATGTGCAGTATCATTCGTATAGTTATTTCCAAAACACGCCCAGCGGAACTGTAATCAGTAAACTGAAAGGGCTTTTGGATGGCTACGACAGTGTTTTTGCGAATATCCATCATATTGTAGGTAAGCATTTTTGTGTGGTTTTTGTTTCAGTTTTTGTACTTTTAGTGGTTAATCCGAATGTATTTTATTTTATGTTTGTCTGGTGTGTGTTAGTGATGGCAATCATGTTACCCATGGCGCTTAAACTAAATCAGCTATCTAATAAGACTGCAGAAAGTAAACACCAGGTAATAGGTGCGCTTTCGGATAATATTACCAATATATTTTCTTTATTCTATTTTGCAAAACGTCGTTTTGAACATCAGCGCGTGATGCAGCTAATGTCTGATAATTTTGTACCGCGCCAAATTGCCCTTTATCGATATGATTTTAAATTTAATCTGATCGGCTCAGTGCTTTATTGGTTCATGCTAATTACTGTTTTTTGTTCATGA